Genomic window (Lycium barbarum isolate Lr01 chromosome 2, ASM1917538v2, whole genome shotgun sequence):
CAAGGTGCAACTTGTGCCCCAGAGGTTATGGCACTTTTAGAGTTTCTTGATGGGGTGAATTATCCTTCTAGGCTTGTTGAATCATGGTCCGGAAATGACCCTTGCGACGGACGTTGGTGGGGAATAAGCTGTGCCAATGTGCAAAAAGTTAGTGTCCTAAACTTGCCTAAGTCTAATCTTTCCGGGACCTTGAGTCCTTCGATCGCGAACCTTGAATCCGTTACTCACATTTATCTTGGATCCAATAATCTTTCTGGTATTGTTCCATCTAGTTGGACTAGTTTGAAATCTCTATCTGTCCTTGATTTGAGTAATAACAATATTTCCCCACCAATGCCAAAATTTTCCACCCCTTTGAAACTTGTTCTAACTGGAAATCCCAAACTTACATCTAGTCCAAACCCTTCACCAAACAACAACACGACCCCTGCGAATTCATCCTCGTCGTCCGTGCCATCTTCACGATCAAATGGTTCAAGCACGGTGATTGTCAAACCGGTTGAGCACTCACCGGAAAAGAAGGAAAAGTCTAAGATAGCCATAGTTATGGTACCTATTGCTGGTTTTCTACTTTTGGTTTTTCTTGCTATTCCACTGTACATTTATGCCTGTAAGAAGAGTAGTAAAGATAAGCATCAAGCTCCAACTGCTCTTGTGGTTCATCCTAAAGATCCATCCGATTCTGATAATGTGGTCAAGATTGCAATTGCCAATCACACTAATGCAAGTGGTTCTGCTAGCAGACATAGTGATGAGTCCCATATGGTTGAAGCTGGGAATTTGCTCATATCAGTTCAAGTACTACGGAACGTGACTAAGAATTTTTCTCCAGAAAAAGAACTTGGGCGTGGTGGTTTTGGTGTGGTATATAAGGGAGAATTAGATGATGGGACACAAATAGCTGTCAAAAGAATGGAAGCTGGAATTATTAGCAACAAAGCTTTGGATGAATTTCAATCCGAAATTACTGTTCTGTCCAAAGTTCGGCATCGGCATTTAGTGTCTCTACTGGGATACTCAGTTGAAGGTAGGGAAAGAATTCTGGTTTATGAGTATATGCCACAAGGTGCACTTAGTAGGCATCTTTTCCACTGGAAAAACTACAAATTGGAGCCTCTTTCTTGGAAGAAAAGGCTTAATATTGCCTTAGATGTTGCTAGAGGGCTGGAGTATTTACACACACTGGCTCATCAGAGCTTCATACATAGAGATTTCAAATCCTCAAATATCTTGCTCGGTGATGATTTCCGAGCAAAAGTGTCCGACTTTGGACTCGTGAAACTTGCTCCTGATGGAGAGAAATCTGTGGTCACGAGGCTGGCCGGAACTTTTGGATATCTGGCACCTGAATATGCTGGTAagcatttttttttctatatgcTATTTGAACTGTCAGCAAAtactatcaattttttttttttttgcttagtaAATACTATCTACTTTCAGTTCAGTACAGTATATGGTTCATTATATTTGAGTGAGCACAAACATTTTCAGATGTCAATGGATGTTGAGTCTAATATACAAACAACAATATTTGACAAGTTATTCGCGTAGCCTAGGTTTAGATTTCAGCTTTTCTTCCATTTAGGATTTATCAGTGACCTCTTTTAATTATTTGCATACGAAATGTATAAACAATAATTTTGTTTCATTGCACCGAAAGACAAAAGAGAGTGAAGCGAAACGTCAGCATCTAAATCAGTATTGTTCACTGTGTTCAATGATAAGATGAATTTTAAGAAGGCTTactttgagcccgtttggattggcttataagttgcttataagctattttcagcttttttgagtgtttggctagtcagcttaaagccattttgtgcttaaaataagcccaaaaaaataattgagcccatttgacttagcttatctaaaacagcttataaactgaaaataactgataagccaaaaaaaataagttggactaccccaacttttttttttttttgacttataagctttttccagcttataagctgttttttttaagcccatccaaacagactctttATCAAAGAGAGCGATTATATGATTTTGAAAAGGCCTGGTTATATGGCAATTTTTACTTTTATAGACGTCTAGAATTCGCTTAACTCAATTCTGAAGTATAGTAGATTATTTTTGGCATACAATATGCTGTTCTCTGAACTCATATGACATTCTGATTTGATACAGTTACGGGTAAAATCACCACGAAAGCAGATGTTTTTAGCTTCGGCGTTGTGTTAATGGAGTTGTTAACTGGGATGATGGCACTTGATGAGGATAGACCCGAGGAAAGCCAGTACCTGGTTTCATGGTTCTGGAACAACAAATCATCTAAAGAGAAACTTATGGCAACCGTTGATCCAGCTCTAGACGTGAAAGAGGACATAACCGAGAGCATCTCAACCTTAGCTGAACTTGCTGGTCATTGCACTGCAAGAGAACCTGGGCAACGACCCGATATGGGCCACGCCGTGAACGTGCTATCCCCGCTTGTTGAGAAATGGAAGCCTCTCGAGGATGATCCCGAGGACTATTGTGGTATTGACTATAGTCTTCCCCTCAATCAAATGGTCAAAGGCTGGCAAGAATCGGAAGGAAAAGACTTAAGTTACGTGGACCTCGAGTACAGTAAGGGTAGTATTCCTGCAAGACCAACTGGATTTGCAGATTCCTTTACATCAGCTGATGGTAGATAAAAGTATGTACTTCTATGTAGATATCAATTTTCTTTGTATTGTGTGAGATTTTGTTCGTATTCTCCACGTGTTTTCTTTCATTTTCCCCCTTCAACGTGAATGTATTAGAAACAACTTAAAAAGGCAACAATATCTAATGTGTTAGCCTTAGTTCCTTCTGTAGATAAAGAATAGTGACAAGTCACTATTTTCATCATCTACTCTGGTGAGATTTAAGAGTATTTTGTACAACAGCTTAGCATATTTTTCGTCGTTTGTAGATTAGCACACTTTTAGTTTGCTGCTTCAGAAGTTTTGGGTTGAGAAAAATACTGATGTTGAAATAGCCTGTACTGTAGTAGAATTTGTCGTTCGATTTGAAGAAGCTGACCATGTGGCTTCTTCTGTCAGCTTAAATATGGCAAGACATTGAGAAGTCAACACTTTAGTTTTCCCTCATGACTGTTGCTCTGAGAAAAAGTATGATATATGTTGCTCACACTTGGCAAAAATATCGGGTGTGTGTCAGATCCTTCGAAAGCTAATGCCTTTTTTGAGCATGCGACAGGGGCGCGGCAATTTTTTTGAGGTCCGAGCAACATAACATTATCTGTCAAACTTATTATATTATCTGATTTTGTTCACATTTTAATTTAAAGACTGAAATTTAATGTTAGTCTGTCCTTTAACTTGATCCTTTGGCGCTTAAAAAGAAATGGCTTCAAGCAAGACTGTGTTTCTCCTTGTAATTTCACCAACTTTAAGAGATCACTCATTATCTTGTTCAGGTTAGCAGCCCATAATAATGTAAACATTTACCTACAAACTACAATCATATTTTATTCTGTAAATTTTTTTATACCCTTTGATGAAAGCAGTGTCACTAAATTAAGCTTGAAACTACCATTcaaaaaaaagcataaaattccATCCAGAAATAGTTGGCATTGTCAAAAGCTAGTTGAACAGAAGGAAAGAATACCAGAAGGATGTCATTTTCAAGTATCAAAAAATGGTCTTTAAACTAACCAACAGATGAGATTTCTTGATTGACATGGAATTAAAACTATACTTTTAGTATTACCATAATCAATGGGAGTGTAGATTTTCTTATTATTGATGCATGAGTCACTGCATTTGGTCCACATGTTTGGTGCTAGTCCTTGTCACTTTGCATAGGTTTCCTGAACAAAATATCAACCAAAAAGTCACACTCTTGGGTCTCTTCTAGCTTTTTTTGACTTATCCCATTCGATGGTCGGCATATGTTTTAGAGCCCCGATTAATTTAGATTAGGGTCGTGTAAAGACTTTTTAAAGAAGAAATGCTTCCCTGTCTTAAAATTTTATTTCTAAAGTTCGAAATCGAGAACTTTAATTAAGAATAAAGGAATCTTATTCATTCCACCACAATTCTTGATGGTGACTCCACCAGCTCTTTGTGATGTAGTTGTGCATCGATGTTGACTAAATTTGCACTTAAACTGTGGTTTTACAAATACTATTTGCAGACAACTTTGCTTATTTAATAAGGGAATAATTTCCAAGGATAACAATTGTAATTTTCAAGTGAGTGTCTAGCCATTGTGTGGGAGGTCATTTTTACCTGCACTGCGGATCTGCTTCCCCATTTTGGGGTTTGACTAATTCGGACACGTCAAAAAATTCCACACTTTTGGTGATATTCGACTAAGCACATTTAACATTCATTACTTGAAATGTGCACTTACGATCTCTTTTATTGTGAATATTCATAATTCTTCAGAATTATTAATCATTCTACCGCTTAATTACTCATGTGACATGTCAAGCTTGTATTGTTACTCGGTATTTGATATACGTCTAAAAATAGTCCAAATATTAACACAATTcctataaaaagggattaaaaatcacacATTTTAATTAATAAAATGTTAGATACGTTAAGTCATACAGTATGAGGACCAAATAAGAGTTACAAATAGCTATTTTTAATAATGTTTAGCGTTAGGAGATGATGCCTAGAGACACAGTGGGTCTGGTCAAATACTTGGAGTAGAATTGTGGAAAGATTGTGggaatattttatataaaaaggCAAAAGCAATTGTCTGCTAAATCTAGAAAAGTACCTGTCTTGAAATGGATTCCTTGTACCAAGTGCCAAATTCTAAAGTCGATACTTATAATGATAAAAATATGCAATATCAATGGAGTGTTTGCCAAGAtgaaatcttccataacatattcAAAATGTGATTTAATTAACCTTCAAGTACGTGTGAATTCATATGAGGATAGACAAAAAAAGAAGCTAAAATATAAGTAACATGTGTATTATTCAAGTTTGAAACGATTTGAAGGGACCAAAGGTGAAAAATAATGCAAACGGTATTATTTTTTATAAGTGAAaaatatagagcctgtttggatgggcttatgcctataagctgtttgcagcttataagttaaaaaaaataagttggggtagtctaacttattttttttggcttataagctgttttcagcttataagctgctttagataagctgagtcaaatgggcccaattatttttttgagcttattttaagcacaaaatgactttaagttgaccagccaaacactcaaaaaagctgaaaacagcttataagtaacttataagcaacttataagccaatccaaacgggctcatagtaaCATATGATGCCTGCAGGCCCTTCCAAATGGTATTTAGACGGGCAACTATATACTATGATCTCATTGGATACACCATTCTCCCATTCTTTGTATAGATATAATTTCTACTAACTATTAGAAGGCTTTCCACAAATTAAGATTTGGCCGTAGAAGGATCGAATTGTATCCGAAGAACAGGGGATACAAAAAAGTAATAAGAGAGGCGCACAGACCAATTAATCGTATCGGTCGTATTCtttgaatttggaatgaaaaGAGGCGCGGATCGCTAACAGGCTTCAACTTGTCTTCAAAAAAGTGATAAGCCTCCTTTCCTATGTTTGAATAGGGGGATTTGTCTAGAATTTGCGAAATATTCTCTTTATTTCTACAAAAATTCAATCATTCTCTGAATTTTACTACCCCACTTAAAATAATGTTTGGACCAATAGCTACATTATTGAATTATTAGAAATTCTCATCCACACAGGTGTGAgaattttgtttggaccaaccGACCAATGGCTACATTATTCAATCACTTTGCTCCATGTAATGAGGACTGATTGGTTAGTCTGCTGCAATTTTCATTTATTaagaaaaacaagaaaagatTCAGTCATTTTCAGTTTCTCAACATCACTTTACCAAATATAATTATCGATTTATTGTGACCATTCTCATGAGTGATAAATATGCTATCATATAACTAAATGAAGATCTTTAATTCGGATCTTGAGAATAAAATCGTCTTTAGTAAGAAATATTTAATTCTAAAGTGGAGCTTTTTGACGCGAATCGGGATTAACCAAGCCTCAAAATACGGACCAGATATTGAgtggaaaaccaaaaaaaaaaaaaaaaaaaaaaaagagagctaCTCGTATTTGACTTTTTATTGCATGACTCAATCACATTTTAACAAACAAATTTAGATGATTCACTTGCAAACGAGCTTTAAATTTAATTAATATGGTCATTCTTTTAATTGATTGGACAGATGTTCCTTATCTCAACGTAACTATATTCACCAAGCAACTAAAAGAAGATGAACAATGATGTTATATCTGACTTTAAGCTAATTATATTTACATTATATGTAAGAGACTTAACGACATATAACCATAAAATATTACTAGTAATAAAATGGATATTTTACCCATTTTCTTTTGTAGATTTTTTTTTACACAATAAATTTAGTTTAAAGTCTTTCCTGTAATTGTCATACTAATTTGATGGGAATAAGAACATATCTTAGGGACTGACTTAAAGCGTGGATGGAGGTAAGTCATTTTACTCAATAAATATCTTAAATCTGGCTCAAATCACTTATTTCAATCATAGACATATTTcaacttttcatattttaaaggcaaaatacatcaaatgacACTTAAACTATACCCGAAAAGTCGAGTTCACACTTAAACTTCAGTAGTGACttattacacacctaatatataaAAAAGTGATATTATTTGCTCCCTGAGAGCTGATGTGGCataaaatgtaaaaataattaaaaaataggcgcgttttaattaaaattaattcatttttccttttttttaatactaaatttatatttttttaattccacccccaccaccaacccccacccgtccctttcttcttcatttccccacccctccctttctccaacccccacccgtctctttcttcttcatttccccccccccccccctcccacccCACCCGTCCCTTTCTtccaatttcaatttttttgcaTCAGTACATGAAAacaggccaaaaaaaaaaaaaaaggaagagaacAAAAAGAAGCTTTTTATTCAAAAGACAAGAATGAAAATTTATGCATACCAAAACCGACACCGGTTCCATTGAAGTTGGTCAGTACCATTGCTTCCAGTTGAACAAATTACCAATCAATAGAACAAAGATTTACAAATTTGGAGCAGTGTCACTGGGAGCAATATTCTTCACTTTTTGGTTTTCTGATCCTAACAATTTATGTTACCTTTTAGATattggcaaaatacatcaaaatttGATTTCTTCTTCTCTTCAAAACATGGTTACATTCTTCTTCTCCTCTTCATCTTTGGTATGACATTCATGTGAATGTTGCTGGGGTCGAAAAGAGGTGTTGGTCGTCGTTTATGCCTTTATGGTGGTCTCTGATTGGGGTACTTTTCGGGTGATTCTGGCTTGGCGGAATTATTTGATGGTCATAGTGAGCATGAAAAAAGATTAGAATGAGAGATTGGAATGTGGTAGAAGATTGACGGTGGGTGGTCTGGAGACTGGCGGGCGGTAGTGCGGCGGTGCAGAAATGAAGAAGGAGGATTTGGGGTCTGGGGGTGGGGGCGGCGTGACGGTGGTGCTGGTGGTGTGAAGGATTTGGGGGGTGGGGGTAGCGTGAAGGTGGAAGGGAAGGgaagggcgggggggggggggggggtgaaatgaaaaagaagagggaaaattagtttttaaattttttaattttgttaataaagtaaaaaaagcaaaattgtgaaagaataaataaaataaataaaaattagagGATTTTTTGACGTGGACTGACGTGGGGAGAGAGTGTGTACACTCTCCCCTAATGCAACTGATCATATTGTATCAGGGAGCAAAAAATATCACTTTTaaatatattaggtgtgtaataggtcgctcgtatagtttaggtgtgatatcgacattttgggtatagtttaggtgtgatatcgacaatttggatttcttaagttgcagttttttttttataaacataaaaaccccacaagttataaaaatcatcaaaattttcacaattcttatacaatcttatcaaatgagtaaatcatagttcataataaattaatacgctactagaagtcctttttaaaaaatacaacatcaattgatcaaactttagttcaataaaaaggaaaatttaacatgaatagtaatgtaactactttttaatataatcctcccacatggtaaacatgattggtaaatatattttagcaatttgcagattaatatttactacaaatggttggtaaacatgattggtaaatatatctaccaacttatgggtctttttttacaaaatataaacgtatgggtcaaatttttcatttatattttttgaaatcattatttcaaatcccaaatcatgcctttttggatgatttgggatttgatctcatgagatgaaatcagagatgaaatcgcacgtccaaacgctgattttatctcatgagatgaaatcgcatgtccaaacactTGCTAAGTTTTGATTTGGCAATCTagacatttttttgcgcggattgtccttcttttaggatggtctttaaattttggccttcatatttgtggtctttaaattttgttcttcatatttgtgatttttaagttttgtccttcgcttgAAAAGGCGGACGAATACCTGATGTTCTGGGTTcgaattgtcacgccccgaacctgggcctggacgtaatacgacacccggtgcctgactgcatgtgaccgagcgaaccaactgcctggctgaatcaacatgtgatatcaaaaacataactgaatgcgGAAACAaataaacacatgctgatatactaaaggtctgactgaaatcataatgcggaaatacttagacaatctgaaatatctgaacgtagccaacatggcttaaaaCAAAACAACTGAACAATTGCCAataaggctaacataataaatatctgactgtctgaactatgtctatgaagcctctaagaatactgaataatagagttgtctataaactgaaataactagatagctgacaacgccccgaaggaatttggggctcatcagtagctgatacgtgcactcctaaagagttgagtcgtcaacctgtatatcgttgcctgcatcgcgagatgcaggcccccaagcaataaaagggacatcagcacatttgaattgtactggtatgtaaagcaactgaagcaataaaatactagaactgaaactgaaactgaaactgataactgtaactgtaatagcaaggaagtagagatatgaataccccctgctctgtatctgaatcatctgtgttTGTATAATAAAtacacgctatggcctcggcctagtagtgcgtcagtcaatggcctcggccatgtatacgtatacatacacaagactgtgttgtgcccttgggaaaaatcacatatgtttaattatggttaattaataaggactgagaccatagtaacaatgaacaatgctgaattgaaatagacatgctggactgaattgaaaacactgactgtttctgagcgtactgaatttctagactgagactcatgtggtaacaatacataagtctataaagattacgtgctgagttcatgatattcaaattgataaccatgaacgaattctgtaactgcaaccctagaagataacagttctacaacatatcatgaaactagggctaaactgtactttgagtcaaattactgacaagtatgaagcatgaggcgtagggagaatcatgaacattccctaacgtagatagttagcctcacataccttaattccagcctttgagcgtaatacaatgttcgtcacccctttcaactttgatctatatcaatacaagtcaaagggattctatattagcaataatattcatgctttggtcatctaagcattttatcaaacacttagtgggcataaagctccgcaatctccattaatggggtttcttcacccaattcacattctattacttctaggtgattctacattctcaattaggtgtaattaacatcattctccatcacccatatcattataacaatctcaagtcaacaatccaaaaccctactatagttcgtgtaattctctttactaaacctatttactattctcccaagaactcatcaattcactactatgaatgattagagtgtagaagcattacctttttgacattcaatcctcttgaatacgaggtctagggtttccacgcccaacaataatgttccactcacaactctattgattagaagggtttactcaagttagaaagagattagggacttgaattcaatctagaatcatgataaaacttaccttggagggttcttgaggcttggaacttgttccctctgactttagggtgatttttcgtgactaggcgTGTTAgagaaataaaccccaagcttaaatataacttaaaatgtGAAATCCCGATTTTTGACCTGAAACCCGACCTGTTatgcgatgggtccgcgatgcacGTGCATCGCGCGGCATTCTGCAGGTCGatgcgatgcggggccatcgcacgcgccctcacgcgcccTGAAAAGCGGCGTGTGTTGGTCCGATGCAGTattcggtaaaatggtcataacttcttgtacagagctatgtttgggctccacaatataccgttggaaagatatttcaaagagctacaacgttcatgttttaagttttctcaaattaccaACGGATTTTCActaaatttgactggaaggcagacgtatcgaaaacttagccgattctatagaattttaagtgccttactattagccatattgagacgatcatatctccttgctccgatctctgattggcctggtccttatatcgttagaaaggtatttctacatactacaactttcattaagggtactttcccaaattctcaactaatcaaggatttatggctgcccgaagtaggcctgtcaaccattttcgcaaaacgttcaaaccttcagttttttcaCTAAAGATCTATTgacatgagtctaaccttagttctaagatacagGGTGCAAcacgaacccccgctcaggcataaaataaaaaataatttcgcaaggcaaggctgggGGACGTGTATGCCggatggggcacacttttagttaaggcatcactaaaagtatgtcccataagacggaacttttccttaaggcataactaaaagtttgccttgaaaagtaaaaaaaataaaatatatgtctcaaggcaaagtctgccccctccgacagacttttagttaatcataactaaaagtctgccggagggggcagagcGAAATTCAAACTCCACCTTGCaaattttttgactgagcggggctTCAAACCCGAAACTCATGaattttaagcgaaggacaaaatttaaagaccagcaatttgagggacaaaatttaaagaccaccccaaaaaaggacaattctgcgaattgccccaaTCTGGAAAACTGAATCCAAAACCAAGAAGAAGTTTTTTAAACTAGAACAAACCAAATTGAAATGCAAGCACTAAATTCTTTGACGATGTTCGTAACCCCATTGAAACAACTTCATATGGAATAGCTAACTTTAGTTGATTCGATTTTTTTGTGCAAATCCAGTGTTGGCTATTTTAGTTCAAATTTATTTCATTAAACTTAAATAGGCTAGTTCTGTATAAATATTTAAATCGAGAACAAAATTTAAATAATAGCACGAAAGTTTCCCTTTCGGCCAAATTTTCCTTTCTTAAGCTTAGGGATGGACATTATTTGGTTATAGCTGGAaaataaattgaaggaaaataaATTAAACTCAAATATTATGCTTTTCGTTTCATTGCCATTTTTTAACATTCCAACAATCGGGAATTTTAAAAGGGGATGTCCCACGATTATAATCTTAAATACGAAGGACTATAACTTGAATAACCTATTCCACCTTCTATACGAAAGATTTTAGCTAATACATTCAACcaaatataaaataaattttaacctAAAAATTAAACCAAGATAATCCAATTAATCCCTTGAACCAATCGGGAGAAAATGACATAATCGTCCattatgtttgagggtaggttcaaaatagtcccttaagtatgcactgaatagttttggtcctttaagtttgtcaaaatttaacacttttagtctcatcaaatatttaacaatttaTGTTCGTTAGATTCAACGGAAgcaatggatttttttttttttatcataaaaGTCAAAAAAGTCCTATCAAACCCTAACTAtgcaattaaaaaaataaaaataaaaataaaaactgtgCTAGACACTAAAaagatatatataaaaataataatcataaattaCACCTCAAAAAGTTGCACCAACctttaaaaattataaaaattgtaCTTCTAAAGGCAAGTTTTCACCATTTTTTTAATACCCTTCTCAAGCAATGGCGGAGCAAGGTAGAGCTAAGGGggtcggcgaaaaattacacttTTATACATGGTTGCAATTatgttttatgtatatattgtgaggacccacagctgggcgctgaccatgctgtgaacctctgggtatctgaccccataactgactgctgtggcatctgcgccctgctgactagtcatgacatactcaggtattgtatgagcaagagacacagacaattcgatacgctgcagcggctggtatcgaacccgtgacctctccccttttgtcctcccgaaggagacgACTTTCACCAATTGATcgtctccttcgggaggacaaaaggggagaggtcacgggttcgataccagccgctgcagcgtatatcgaattgtctgtgtctcttgctcatacaatacctgagtatgtcatgactagtcagcagggcgcagatgccacagcagtcagttatggggtcagatacccagaggttcacagcatggtcagcgcccagctgtgggtcctcacataTATATTAGATGTTGACCCCACCCTTAGCTTTttcgtgtgtttacttcttcatattttgaacTCCATcagtgaaaatcctggctccaccCTGCCCTCAAATCTAACGGGACAAAGttgggtaaatatttttaacatagactaag
Coding sequences:
- the LOC132625917 gene encoding receptor-like kinase TMK3, which gives rise to MVLCISSSMKFFFQHIWFVIVLFLAFVSLVFSVTDPNDLDIINEFKKGLENPELLKWPENGGDPCGTPVWPHIVCTGNRIQQIQVMGLGLKGPLPQNLNKLSKLTNLGLQKNKFSGKLPSLSGLSELRYAYLDFNQFDTIPSDFFDGLVNLQVLALDGNPLNATSGWLLPKGLQDSAQLTNLTLMNCNLAGPLPEFLGVMSSLEVLLLSTNRISGPIPSTFKDAVFKMLWLNDQSGDGMSGPIDVVATMVSLTSLWLHGNKFSGKIPKEIGNLTNLKDFNVNTNELVGLIPESLANMPLDNLDLNNNHFMGPVPKFKAINVSSFESNSFCQTKQGATCAPEVMALLEFLDGVNYPSRLVESWSGNDPCDGRWWGISCANVQKVSVLNLPKSNLSGTLSPSIANLESVTHIYLGSNNLSGIVPSSWTSLKSLSVLDLSNNNISPPMPKFSTPLKLVLTGNPKLTSSPNPSPNNNTTPANSSSSSVPSSRSNGSSTVIVKPVEHSPEKKEKSKIAIVMVPIAGFLLLVFLAIPLYIYACKKSSKDKHQAPTALVVHPKDPSDSDNVVKIAIANHTNASGSASRHSDESHMVEAGNLLISVQVLRNVTKNFSPEKELGRGGFGVVYKGELDDGTQIAVKRMEAGIISNKALDEFQSEITVLSKVRHRHLVSLLGYSVEGRERILVYEYMPQGALSRHLFHWKNYKLEPLSWKKRLNIALDVARGLEYLHTLAHQSFIHRDFKSSNILLGDDFRAKVSDFGLVKLAPDGEKSVVTRLAGTFGYLAPEYAVTGKITTKADVFSFGVVLMELLTGMMALDEDRPEESQYLVSWFWNNKSSKEKLMATVDPALDVKEDITESISTLAELAGHCTAREPGQRPDMGHAVNVLSPLVEKWKPLEDDPEDYCGIDYSLPLNQMVKGWQESEGKDLSYVDLEYSKGSIPARPTGFADSFTSADGR